Genomic segment of Gilliamella apis:
AAAGTCGCTTATACCAAATAGTGTCAATGTGTTACATGATACGCTATGCAAAGAAATCAGAAGAGTCATTGATGGATATCAAGTCACTTATATTGATGAAAATAAAATTGAACATAAGATTACCGCTAGATATGTAGTTGGAGCTGATGGCGCAAATTCAGTTGTTCGACGTATGCGCTATCCTAATCATTCTATTAGACAATATGTTGCTATCCAACAATGGTTTACAGACAACCATAAAATTCCTTTTTATTCTTGTATTTTTGATAATAAAACCACAAATTGTTATGCGTGGAGCATTTCCAAAAATAAACATTTCATTTTTGGTGGAGCCTTCCCTAAAAAGACAGCCAATCAACATTTCGAGTTATTAAAAGAAAAATTAGCTCAACAAGGTTTTATTTTTGGCGAACCTTTAAAAACCGAAAAGTGTCTTGTTGTTTACCCAAATAGATTCCGAGATTTTTATACTGGTAATGAAAATATATTTTTAATTGGTGAAGCAGCTGGTTTTATTAGTGCTAGCTCGCTAGAAGGTATCAGTTATGCACTTGATAGCGCTGAAATTCTTAGCAAAATATTAAATAGTGGCGTAGCAAAACCTAATAAACATTATTATCAAAAAACAATGCCTTTACGCTTTAAACTATATAGCAAAATTATTAAAGCAAAAATTCTTACTACGCCAATATGGCGAAAGTTAATAATGAAAAGTAAAATTCAGCATATAAAAACAATTTAGTTAATACAAAATTAGCAAATGTTTCTAACAATGAAATATAACAAGGAATAGACATTATGTTTGATGTTAGCGATCTTATTCGCTTTAATCACGAATGGTCAGAAAAAATAGAACAAGAAGATCCTGATTTTTTTAAACAGCTTGCCGTTGCTCAGAACCCAAAATTTTTATGGATTGGCTGTTCTGATAGTCGAGTGCCCGCTGAAAAATTGATTAAATTAAAACCCGGAGAATTATTTGTTCACCGTAATGTTGGTAATTTGGTTATCCATACCGATCTTAACTGTTTATCTGTCGTGCAATATGCCGTTGATGTACTTGAGATAGAAGATATTATCATTTGTGGACACTTAGGTTGTGGTGGAATTAAAGCTGCAGTCGAAAACCCCGATCTAGGTCTAATTAACAATTGGTTACTACATATTCGCGACTTATGGTTCCGTTATAGTTCTTTAATCGGTGAGTTTCCTGCCGATATTCGTTTAGATATTTTATGTGAGCTTAATGTTATTGAACAAGTTTATAATCTAGGACATTCAACCGTTATTCAATCCGCATGGCAAAGAGGCAAAAAAGTTAATTTACATGGTTGGGTTTATGGGATTGATAATGGCAAGATTACTGACTTACATATTACATCATCAAGTAGTGAAAACCTTGAAATCAATTATCGAGAAGCAATTTCTTATCTGTTAAATTTGCATAAATCACAATAATTTTACTTAAATCGATGGATAATTTGATTACTGCTGCCTCGCCATAATAGTTTGGGATCAGCCAGTTCTTGCACAAATTTTCCATCAATCAAAACATCTATATAGGGAACTACAGCTTGTTGAGCATCGGTTAATTCATCAAGCTTATAGCCTGTCCATAACCAAATATCTTTATTATCACACTCATTTTTTACTCGTTTGACCAGTTTTAAAATGGCAGGGACATTTTGTGGGTGCAAAGGATCACCACCAGAAAGCGATAATCCTTGGCGTTTTATTTCAGTATCTTGTAAATCTTTAATAATTTGATCTTCAAGTGATTGTGTAAATGGCTTACCAGAGTTTATTCCCCATGTGCTTTTGTTATAACAGCCAGGACATTGATGTATACAGCCTGCAACAAAAAGTGCACAACGAGTCCCTTCACCATTAACCACATCAACAGGATAATAACGATGATAATTCATAATGATAAAATAATTTATTAGCCTATTTGCCCATTATCTAAATGTTTAACTCGGCGTTTGACTTCCTCTTGTTTACCTGCATTAAATGGACGAGCATCGGGACTGCCTAAATATCCACAAACACGACGAGTAACAGAAACTTTAGCTGAATCATGATTACCACAGCTAGGACAAACAAAACCTTTGCTAGTACATGAAAATTCACCGGTATAACCGCATTCATAACATTCGTCAATTGGCGTATTGGTACCATAATAAGGTACACGCGTATAGCTGTAGTCCCAAACATCTTCTAATGCTTTAACATTATTAATCATGTTAGGATATTCGCCATAACAAATAAAACCACCGCTTGCTACTGCTGGATAAGGTTTTTCAAATTCGATTTTTTCATATGGATTTACTTTTTTCTCAACATCAAGGTGGAAACTGTTAGTATAGTAACCTTTATCTGTTACTCCAGGAATAATACCAAATTCAGAAGTATCTAAACGACAGAATCGATCGCATAAGTTTTCACTCGGTGTACTATATAAACTAAATCCATAACCAGTCTCTTTTTTCCATTGCTCAACCGCTTTAGCTAAATGTTCAACGATTGCTACACCTTTATTACGTAAGGTTTCACTATCGAATGGATGAGTTTGGTTACCATAAAGTGCATTTAAAGTTTCATGCAGACCAATATAACCTAAAGAAATTGATGCACGGCCATTTTTAAAGATTTCAGAAACATTGTCATCTTCTTTTAAGCGAACACCACAAGCACCTTCCATATATAAAATAGGAGCAACACGAGCTTTGACACCATCGAGACGAGCAATACGAGTCATCAATGCCTTTTTACAAAGTGTTAAACGTTTGTCTAAAATTTCCCAGAAACGAGTTTCATCACCTTTAGCTTCAATGGCAATACGAGGTAAGTTAAGGCTAATGACACCTAAATTATTCCGTCCATCATGAATTTGTTGACCATCTTCTTCATAAACACCTAAAAAGCTACGACATCCCATTGGCGTTTTAAATGATCCAGTTACTTCAACAACTTTATCGTAGTTTAAAATATCTGGATACATACGTTTACTTGCACACTCTAACGCTAACTGTTTAATATCATAATTAGCATCACCTTGTTTGTGATTAATACCATCTTTAATGGCAAACACTAATTTAGGGAATACCGCAGTTTTATGATTTTTACCTAACCCTTTTATACGCACTTTTAAAATTGATTCTTGAATTAACCGTGATTCCCAACTTGTTCCTAAACCAAACCCAAATGTAACAAATGGAGTTTGTCCATTAGCAGTATGTAAAGTATTTACTTCATATTCTAGAGATTGAAATGCATCATAACACTCTTTTTGGGTACGACTTTCTGCATAAGCCTCTGGATTTGGGATATTCCATTCTTCAGCAACTTGCTTATGTTTTTGATAACTAATAGTGACAAATTTTGCTAAAATTTCATCAATACGATTAATGGTGGTGCCACCATAAATATGACTAGCAACTTGCGCAATAATTTGAGCTGTTACTGCTGTTGCTGTTGCAATAGATTTTGGCGGTTCAATTTCAGCATTACCCATTTTAAAACCATTAGTTAACATGCCATCTAAATCAATTAGCATACAGTTAAACATTGGGAAAAATGGGGCATAATCAAGGTCATGATAATGTATTTCACCACAATCATGCGCGCGCGAAATATCCTTTGGTAATAAATATTGTTTCGCATAATGTCGAGCAACAATACCTGCTAATAAATCACGTTGAGTGGGAATAACTTTACTATCTTTATTCGCATTTTCATTCAAAATAGCGACATTACTTTGTTCTATTAGCCCACGAATATCTTGATTTAAACGGCTACGCTCTTCACGAGCACGATCACGATCATGTCGATATTCAATATAGGTTCTCGCTAATTTTTTATAAGGGCCTGACATTAGTTGATTTTCAACAACATTTTGAATTTCATTAATATCCACACTTTCACGATCCATCATTTGATTAGTCACTACGCGAGCCACCGCTGCACAATAATCTGGATCATTAACATTAGCCGCAACAGCTGCTCTTATAATAGCATCCTTAATACGAGTCTCATTAAATGCAGTCTGACAACCATCACGTTTGATTACTACGGGCATATATACTCCTCAATATTCATTAATAGTTAGCGCTTAGCATGAGTTTTTATCGACCTTAATAGTTAATGTACTTATTCAAAACTATTGATTTTTTATTAAAATATGAGGCTTTTGGATATAAACTCGGATTTTCACATCGCTTTAGAAAACACTATATGTAGTAAATATGTTTGAATTATACGCCATATATTGTGTTTTTCTAGTTTTTTAAAAAAATAATTTACTTGACAAAGCAAACGCCAATAATCACAAGTCTTCCGGTGAATAGCATTAAAAAAATTTGGATAAATAGGATATAAAAGGTGAATAAATTTTGTTAGAGTGCAAATTAATTTTGCACTCTTATATAAGAAAAAGTATAGATATTTATCAAAATTAAGATTCAATATTTAACCAATCAGTATGGAACACACCCTCTTTATCGATTCGTTTATAAGTGTGCGCACCAAAATAATCTCGTTGGGCTTGAATCAAATTTGCGGGTAACACTGCTGAACGATAACTGTCATAATATGCGATTGCAGCCGACAGTGTAGGAACAGCAATACCTTGCGAAACAGCTAAACAAATTACATCACGCAATGATTGTTGATAGGCTTCAACTGTTTTAGAAAAATATGGTGCTAAAAGTAAATTATCAATATTATTATTTTCACTATAAGCATCAGTAATTTTTTGTAAAAATTGTGCGCGAATAATACAACCTGCTCTAAAAATCTTAGCAATTTCGCCATAATTTAGTTGCCAGTTGTAATGTTCTGATGCAGCCTTTAATTGAGCAAACCCTTGTGCATAAGAGATAATTTTCCCCATATAAAGTGCTTTACGAACTTTCTCAATTAACGTTTGCTTATCTCCTATAAATACCTCTTTGCTAGGTCCTTTTAGTACTTTTGATGCAGCTACACGTTGATCTTTAATCGCTGAAATATAACGTGCAAATACTGATTCAGTAATTAAAGATAATGGTTCACCTAAATCTAATGCGCTTTGGCTTGTCCATTTGCCAGTTCCTTTATTGCCTGCGGCATCCAGAATCTTATCAACCAAATAATCGCCATTTTTATCTTTATATTTAAAGATATCTGCGGTAATTTCGGTTAAATAACTATCTAACTCGCCTTTATTCCAATCAGAAAAAACATCAGAAAGTTCATCATTAGTTAATCCACCTACATGTTTTAACACACTATAGCTTTCAGCGATTAGTTGCATATCACCATATTCAATACCGTTGTGAGCCATTTTAACATAATGTCCGGCTCCATCAGGACCTATATAAGCTACACAAGGTTCCCCATTTGCTTTTGCTGCAATTTTTTCTAAAATTGGTGCAACAAGTTCATAAGCTTCTTTTTGACCGCCAGGCATAATTGATGGCCCTTTTAGTGCGCCTTCTTCACCACCTGAAACACCTGTTCCGATAAAATTAAAGCCTTCATCAGATAACATTTTATTACGACGAATTGTATCCTCAAAATAAGCATTACCACCATCAATAATAATATCACCTTTATCTAACAAGGGTCTGAGTTCATCAATGACAGCATCGGTGC
This window contains:
- a CDS encoding FAD-binding protein, producing MDYDIAIIGLGPAGSTLARLLSPSFKIIALDKKHQAGDEGFQKPCGGLLANDAQKAFVRQKLNLPLDILTDPQIFSVKTIDLQTKLIRNYQRSYVSFDRHKFDLWLKSLIPNSVNVLHDTLCKEIRRVIDGYQVTYIDENKIEHKITARYVVGADGANSVVRRMRYPNHSIRQYVAIQQWFTDNHKIPFYSCIFDNKTTNCYAWSISKNKHFIFGGAFPKKTANQHFELLKEKLAQQGFIFGEPLKTEKCLVVYPNRFRDFYTGNENIFLIGEAAGFISASSLEGISYALDSAEILSKILNSGVAKPNKHYYQKTMPLRFKLYSKIIKAKILTTPIWRKLIMKSKIQHIKTI
- the can gene encoding carbonate dehydratase, which gives rise to MFDVSDLIRFNHEWSEKIEQEDPDFFKQLAVAQNPKFLWIGCSDSRVPAEKLIKLKPGELFVHRNVGNLVIHTDLNCLSVVQYAVDVLEIEDIIICGHLGCGGIKAAVENPDLGLINNWLLHIRDLWFRYSSLIGEFPADIRLDILCELNVIEQVYNLGHSTVIQSAWQRGKKVNLHGWVYGIDNGKITDLHITSSSSENLEINYREAISYLLNLHKSQ
- the nrdG gene encoding anaerobic ribonucleoside-triphosphate reductase-activating protein, translating into MNYHRYYPVDVVNGEGTRCALFVAGCIHQCPGCYNKSTWGINSGKPFTQSLEDQIIKDLQDTEIKRQGLSLSGGDPLHPQNVPAILKLVKRVKNECDNKDIWLWTGYKLDELTDAQQAVVPYIDVLIDGKFVQELADPKLLWRGSSNQIIHRFK
- the nrdD gene encoding anaerobic ribonucleoside-triphosphate reductase, coding for MPVVIKRDGCQTAFNETRIKDAIIRAAVAANVNDPDYCAAVARVVTNQMMDRESVDINEIQNVVENQLMSGPYKKLARTYIEYRHDRDRAREERSRLNQDIRGLIEQSNVAILNENANKDSKVIPTQRDLLAGIVARHYAKQYLLPKDISRAHDCGEIHYHDLDYAPFFPMFNCMLIDLDGMLTNGFKMGNAEIEPPKSIATATAVTAQIIAQVASHIYGGTTINRIDEILAKFVTISYQKHKQVAEEWNIPNPEAYAESRTQKECYDAFQSLEYEVNTLHTANGQTPFVTFGFGLGTSWESRLIQESILKVRIKGLGKNHKTAVFPKLVFAIKDGINHKQGDANYDIKQLALECASKRMYPDILNYDKVVEVTGSFKTPMGCRSFLGVYEEDGQQIHDGRNNLGVISLNLPRIAIEAKGDETRFWEILDKRLTLCKKALMTRIARLDGVKARVAPILYMEGACGVRLKEDDNVSEIFKNGRASISLGYIGLHETLNALYGNQTHPFDSETLRNKGVAIVEHLAKAVEQWKKETGYGFSLYSTPSENLCDRFCRLDTSEFGIIPGVTDKGYYTNSFHLDVEKKVNPYEKIEFEKPYPAVASGGFICYGEYPNMINNVKALEDVWDYSYTRVPYYGTNTPIDECYECGYTGEFSCTSKGFVCPSCGNHDSAKVSVTRRVCGYLGSPDARPFNAGKQEEVKRRVKHLDNGQIG
- the gndA gene encoding NADP-dependent phosphogluconate dehydrogenase gives rise to the protein MSKQQIGVIGMAVMGRNLALNIESRGFSVSIYNRSRDKTEEVIAEHSDKRLVPYYSIEDFVNSLEKPRRILIMVQAGKGTDAVIDELRPLLDKGDIIIDGGNAYFEDTIRRNKMLSDEGFNFIGTGVSGGEEGALKGPSIMPGGQKEAYELVAPILEKIAAKANGEPCVAYIGPDGAGHYVKMAHNGIEYGDMQLIAESYSVLKHVGGLTNDELSDVFSDWNKGELDSYLTEITADIFKYKDKNGDYLVDKILDAAGNKGTGKWTSQSALDLGEPLSLITESVFARYISAIKDQRVAASKVLKGPSKEVFIGDKQTLIEKVRKALYMGKIISYAQGFAQLKAASEHYNWQLNYGEIAKIFRAGCIIRAQFLQKITDAYSENNNIDNLLLAPYFSKTVEAYQQSLRDVICLAVSQGIAVPTLSAAIAYYDSYRSAVLPANLIQAQRDYFGAHTYKRIDKEGVFHTDWLNIES